The genome window GCCGTTCTCGGTGGCGCGGATCAGGCCCGAGCGATAGGCCAGCAGGAGGCTGAAGAGGGTGCCGAAGGTGAGGCCGACCGCCTGCATGGGCAGCCCGGGGTACAGGCCCTCGGCGAAGGCCGAGACGCTGCCGAGCACGAGCCCCTCGAGGCCCGCGTAGAGCGGCGCCGTGAGCGGTGACCACTCCTTCTTGAAGACGGTGACCAGGGCCACGACCAGGCCGCCCAGGAGCCCGAGGCCCGACAGGGCCGGCAGCAGCGCGGGGTTGGTGCCGGAGAGCTGCCAGGTGATGCTCGCGCCGGCGACCAGGATGAGGAGCGAGAGCAGCGTCTTGTTGACTGTGCCCGGGACGGTCATGGCCTCCTCGCCTGCCCAGGGGCGCGATTCGAAGGTCTTGTCGGTGAGGGTGGGGTTTCCGGATCGCATGGCTTCCTCCTGCTGAGTGGACGGCGTTCAGGGTTCCATCCC of Pantanalinema sp. contains these proteins:
- a CDS encoding Bax inhibitor-1/YccA family protein — translated: MRSGNPTLTDKTFESRPWAGEEAMTVPGTVNKTLLSLLILVAGASITWQLSGTNPALLPALSGLGLLGGLVVALVTVFKKEWSPLTAPLYAGLEGLVLGSVSAFAEGLYPGLPMQAVGLTFGTLFSLLLAYRSGLIRATENG